A window of Fusarium musae strain F31 chromosome 1, whole genome shotgun sequence genomic DNA:
CTTTCTCCATTAGTGTGCGGCTCACTTCCCAAGGGAAAGGATCGCCCAATGCGATCTGGCGCATCATGCGATTGCGACGAGGGCTGGACTGGCATCAATTGCAATGTCTGTACCGACAATAAAGCCTGCAATGCGCTCATGGAAACCGGCGAAGGCGGTGTCTGTTACCAGAATGGTGAGGTTGTGAACCACAACTATCAGATCTGCGATGTCACCAACGAGAAGATCACGTCTTTACTCGGCAAGCAGCGCCCAGAAGTCACGTTCACGTGTAAACAAGAGGACCAGACTTGTGATTTCCAATGTTTGTTCACACCTTCCTCATTCGCGCACGCTGCTAACCTTGATGCGAAGTTTGGGTAGATGCTATCGAATCTTTCTACTGCCATCTCTCCGAATGCGATTCGAGCGCCGCttgggaggaagagaagaacacAACTTCCTACAAATGCAACAAGATCAGCTGCAGCTGTATTCCCGATCGTATGCTTTGCGGAAAAGATGGATCTATCGATCTCACAGACTTCCTTGACCAATCTATCCAAGGCCCAGGACGATTCGAATGCACCCAGAAGCATGGCGGTACTCACGACTGTGCTTTCAGAGAACCCGAGATGGATGCCTTGATTCTAGCCCTAATCGGTGACTCTAGCATTCTTCTTAGCTGCCACGCTGGCGAATGTCTCTACGAGACAGAGGTCCCAGGATATAAGCGTCCTGTTAAGAAGATCAACACACCTCTTATTGCTGGCGTGATTGCGGGCTGCTCTCTCTTCTTGGTTGCTGTAATTATCTTGACATGGTATCTGTCGAGACGTAAGTTAAGCTACGGAGCCATCCGTTTGGAGGACTCGGATGACGAGAGCACGAAACTGATGACCGACCACAAACCCGCTTCCCTCTactttgacgatgttgcGTATACTTTAAATGGTAAACAGATTCTTACTGGAATCCGTGGTATCTGCAAGCCTGGAGAGGTCACCGCCATTATGGGTGCGTCTGGAGCAGGAAAGACAACATTCCTCGATATTCTCGCACGAAAGAACAAGCGTGGGCAAGTTCATGGCAACTTTTACGTCAACGGCGAGAAGGTCAACGATAATGATTACAAGAATGTTGTTGGGTTTGTTGATCAGGAGGACACCATGCTCCCTACCCTTACCGTTCATGAGACCATTCTCAACAGTGCTCTACTTCGACTTCCTCGCGACATGGGTCGTGCTGCCAAAGAACAACGTGTGGTTGAGGTCGAAAAGGAACTCGGTATTCATCACATTCGTGATTCCCTGATTGGTTCTGAGGAGGGCAAGGGGCGTGGTATCTCGGGCGGTGAGAAGCGACGTGTAGGAATTGCTTGCGAACTGGTCACCAGCCCTTCGATTCTGTTCCTCGATGAACCGACCAGTGGTCTTGATGCGTACAATGCGTACAATGTGGTTGAGTGTCTCGTCACTCTGGCGAAAACATACAAACGAACCGTCATTTTCACaattcatcaacctcgatcCAACATTGTGGCACTCTTTGACAGACTCGTGCTGCTAGCACAAGGCCGTACCGTTTACTCGGGTCCTTTCAACCAATGTCAAAGCTATTTCGACGAAATCGGCTACGAATGCCCCCCTGGTTTCAATATTGCTGATTATCTTGTTGATCTTACCATGCATGCTGGCAGTACTCAATCCGTTGATAACGGTACTGTCGGCCTTGACAATAACAGTGTTGGGCCAAGCAGCACCCGTGCTATCAAATCTGTGGCAAGCATATCAGGCACTACTTCGGGAGACGATGACGCCAGCTCGAGCCGACCTCAGAATCGGCGTAGAGACTCGGTCAAGGTCCGCCAGGATCGCGAGCTCTTCACACGCAGAAAGACGGTTGACACAGCAGCCTCTTCAGATGCTGGGGGTGAGGACAATGGGGCCTATCGCCTTCATCAAAACCCTGTCGACTCTACTCCCGCAACCCTCCTCGACGACCCTCATGACTTgcctccagcagcagccactGGCACGGACCTCGACATTATGACACGTGCATTCATCCACTCGGAAATCGCTTCATCAACACATGATGAGATCCAGCGTGCCATCCAAATCGCACAAGATGCCAATGGCGCCAACGCAAATGGTTACACTGTTGAGGGACCCAATGTTCATGTCAGTGCTGTTGGAAAGGGCTATGCCCGAGTTGGCTACTTACGTCAGTTCATCATTCTGTCTCAGAGGACTTGGAAGAACTTGTATCGAAACCCGATGTTGATGCTTACCCATTTCGCTATCGCCATCGTGCTCGCTGTTTTTTCAGGATATCTCTTCTATGGTCTCACGGACGACATCCCTGGCTTCCAGAACCGACTtggtctcttcttcttcctgctCGCTTTGTTCGGTTTCAGCACACTCACAAGTCTAAACGTATTCGCCACCGAACGACTTCTTTTTGTTCGCGAACGTGCCAACGGTTACTATGCGCCAGCCACTTATTTTGCGGCCAAGGTGCTGTTCGACATAATCCCTCTTCGAATCGTTCCTCCCATCCTCATGGGTTCCATAATCTATCCTATGACCGGCTTGGTGGCAGACTCAACGCACTTCTTCAACTTTATATTGGTGCTGGTACTCTTCAACATGGCTGCTGCGGCTGTTTGTCTCTTTATTGGAATTGTTTGCAAGGATGGCGGAGTCGCGAACTTGATCGGCAGCTTGGTCATGCTTTTTAGTCTTCTTTTCGCTGGCTTCCTCCTGAACCACGATGCCACTCCTAAGGGTGCTCTTTGGCTCCAGACCCTGTCGATCTTCCACTACGGCTTCGAGTCGCTTATTGTCAACGAGGTTCTTCAGCTTACCCTCGTGGACAGCAAGTACGGACTGGATATCACTGTGCCTGGTGCAGCCATCCTTAGCTCCTTTGGATTCAACAATAATGCCATGTG
This region includes:
- a CDS encoding hypothetical protein (EggNog:ENOG41); the encoded protein is MAPSSLRSLLLGSLALWPGLAMASQNSTYSQADQLRAQLALMGDRPDGCPPCFNCLLPAHTCAQYAGCNEFNGKCACPEGFGGDDCLEPLCGSLPKGKDRPMRSGASCDCDEGWTGINCNVCTDNKACNALMETGEGGVCYQNGEVVNHNYQICDVTNEKITSLLGKQRPEVTFTCKQEDQTCDFQYAIESFYCHLSECDSSAAWEEEKNTTSYKCNKISCSCIPDRMLCGKDGSIDLTDFLDQSIQGPGRFECTQKHGGTHDCAFREPEMDALILALIGDSSILLSCHAGECLYETEVPGYKRPVKKINTPLIAGVIAGCSLFLVAVIILTWYLSRRKLSYGAIRLEDSDDESTKLMTDHKPASLYFDDVAYTLNGKQILTGIRGICKPGEVTAIMGASGAGKTTFLDILARKNKRGQVHGNFYVNGEKVNDNDYKNVVGFVDQEDTMLPTLTVHETILNSALLRLPRDMGRAAKEQRVVEVEKELGIHHIRDSLIGSEEGKGRGISGGEKRRVGIACELVTSPSILFLDEPTSGLDAYNAYNVVECLVTLAKTYKRTVIFTIHQPRSNIVALFDRLVLLAQGRTVYSGPFNQCQSYFDEIGYECPPGFNIADYLVDLTMHAGSTQSVDNGTVGLDNNSVGPSSTRAIKSVASISGTTSGDDDASSSRPQNRRRDSVKVRQDRELFTRRKTVDTAASSDAGGEDNGAYRLHQNPVDSTPATLLDDPHDLPPAAATGTDLDIMTRAFIHSEIASSTHDEIQRAIQIAQDANGANANGYTVEGPNVHVSAVGKGYARVGYLRQFIILSQRTWKNLYRNPMLMLTHFAIAIVLAVFSGYLFYGLTDDIPGFQNRLGLFFFLLALFGFSTLTSLNVFATERLLFVRERANGYYAPATYFAAKVLFDIIPLRIVPPILMGSIIYPMTGLVADSTHFFNFILVLVLFNMAAAAVCLFIGIVCKDGGVANLIGSLVMLFSLLFAGFLLNHDATPKGALWLQTLSIFHYGFESLIVNEVLQLTLVDSKYGLDITVPGAAILSSFGFNNNAMWPDIRNLGIFAAVFIVLSYAAMHFLLVERR